From a region of the Tenggerimyces flavus genome:
- the rpmA gene encoding 50S ribosomal protein L27 gives MAHKKGASSSRNGRDSTSKRLGVKRYGGQLVGAGEIIVRQRGTHFHPGVNVGRGGDDTLFALAPGHVEFGSRRGRRVVSIVPAEVPAS, from the coding sequence ATGGCACACAAGAAGGGCGCCTCGTCCTCGCGGAACGGGCGCGACTCCACCTCGAAGCGGCTGGGCGTCAAGCGCTACGGCGGCCAGCTCGTCGGCGCCGGCGAGATCATCGTTCGCCAGCGCGGCACCCACTTCCACCCCGGCGTGAACGTCGGGCGTGGTGGCGACGACACGCTGTTCGCGCTGGCTCCTGGTCACGTCGAGTTCGGCAGCCGGCGCGGTCGTCGCGTCGTCAGCATCGTTCCGGCGGAAGTGCCGGCCAGCTGA
- a CDS encoding MMPL family transporter — MDRLSRLLVRRRRWVLAGALAVFLLAGVLATGTLDALVLSRWQSPGSESMRAAAVLQERFGTASANVMVVVTAKQGTVDSPAVAAAGAALTRELVDRPEVDEATSYWTGEPDPLLRSEDGKQALIVGYVPGDATTARGMLAELAPDFTRDDGTVTVEVTGREEVSRQISAQSAQDFVRAEMIIFPLVLLLLVWMFRGIGPALATVGVGLFAMVTTMAALRLLTSVTEISTFALNITLAMGLGLGIDYCLIVLSRFREQRQLGDSRADAIARTVATAGRTVLFSGLTVAVSLLGLLLIPFPFLRAFAYAGILVVGFSMLGAVVVLPALLAATRKLGDRAPRPSRGFWHRGALAVMRRPLVYGGTAAVLLALLGAPFLGLTFGLPDERTLPPGAQVRTVEERINAGFPSEPDDALQAVIPVAGGAAVDRYAAELGRVEGVARAEIAGQQGDSAWVSIIPTSERLRTDPLGLVADVRAVDAPFGVLVGGYPAELADYRQALLDRLPWVLATIFACTFVILFLMTGSVLLPIKATVMNLLSLSAMFGVLVWGFQNGNLAGLLGFTPTGTLETSIPLLMFCIAYGLSMDYEVFMLSRIKEEYDRTGDNTSAVAHAMERSGPLITGAAAILALSFAIYATSGVVFLKMLGVGLAVAIIVDATLIRAILVPAFMRLAGKANWWAPKPLRRLHARFGLREETATT; from the coding sequence ATGGACCGTCTCAGCCGCCTTCTCGTCCGTCGCCGGCGCTGGGTGCTCGCCGGCGCCCTCGCCGTCTTCCTGCTCGCCGGCGTGCTCGCGACCGGGACGCTCGACGCGCTGGTGCTGTCGCGATGGCAGTCTCCCGGCTCGGAGTCGATGCGGGCGGCGGCAGTTCTGCAGGAACGGTTCGGCACCGCCAGTGCGAACGTCATGGTGGTCGTCACCGCGAAGCAAGGCACGGTTGACAGCCCGGCTGTCGCCGCGGCGGGCGCGGCACTGACCCGCGAGCTCGTCGACCGGCCCGAGGTGGACGAGGCGACGTCGTACTGGACGGGCGAGCCCGATCCCCTGCTGCGCAGCGAGGACGGCAAGCAGGCGTTGATCGTCGGGTACGTTCCGGGCGACGCGACGACCGCACGAGGCATGCTGGCCGAGCTCGCACCTGACTTCACCCGGGACGACGGGACGGTCACCGTCGAGGTCACCGGACGCGAGGAGGTCTCGCGCCAGATCAGCGCGCAGTCCGCGCAGGACTTCGTGCGCGCCGAGATGATCATCTTCCCGCTCGTTCTGCTCCTGCTGGTGTGGATGTTCCGTGGAATCGGTCCCGCACTGGCGACCGTGGGCGTCGGGCTGTTCGCGATGGTGACGACGATGGCCGCGCTGCGGTTGCTGACGAGTGTCACCGAGATCTCGACGTTCGCGCTGAACATCACGCTCGCGATGGGGCTCGGGCTCGGCATCGACTACTGCCTGATCGTGCTGAGCCGGTTCCGCGAGCAACGCCAGCTCGGCGACAGTCGCGCCGACGCGATCGCGCGGACGGTGGCGACGGCCGGTCGGACCGTGCTGTTCAGCGGGCTCACGGTCGCGGTCTCGCTGCTCGGGCTGTTGCTGATCCCGTTCCCGTTCCTCCGTGCGTTCGCGTACGCGGGGATTCTCGTGGTGGGGTTCAGCATGCTCGGCGCGGTCGTCGTGCTGCCCGCGCTGCTCGCCGCGACGCGCAAGCTGGGCGACCGAGCGCCGCGTCCGTCGCGTGGGTTCTGGCATCGCGGCGCGCTCGCGGTGATGCGCCGGCCGCTGGTGTACGGCGGGACCGCGGCGGTCCTGCTCGCGTTGCTGGGTGCGCCGTTCCTCGGTCTGACGTTCGGGCTGCCCGATGAGCGCACGCTGCCGCCGGGTGCGCAGGTCCGTACGGTCGAGGAACGGATCAACGCCGGCTTCCCGTCCGAGCCCGACGACGCGCTCCAGGCGGTGATTCCGGTGGCCGGCGGGGCCGCCGTCGACCGCTATGCCGCTGAACTGGGGCGCGTCGAGGGGGTCGCGCGGGCGGAGATCGCCGGCCAGCAAGGCGATTCCGCTTGGGTGTCGATCATCCCGACGTCGGAACGGCTTCGCACGGACCCGCTCGGTCTGGTCGCCGACGTCCGCGCGGTGGACGCTCCGTTCGGCGTGCTCGTGGGCGGCTATCCCGCCGAGCTCGCGGACTACCGGCAGGCGTTGCTGGACCGGCTGCCGTGGGTGTTGGCGACGATCTTCGCGTGTACGTTCGTGATTCTCTTCCTGATGACCGGGAGCGTACTGCTGCCGATCAAGGCGACGGTGATGAACCTGCTCAGCCTGTCCGCGATGTTCGGCGTGCTGGTGTGGGGATTCCAGAACGGCAACCTGGCAGGGCTGCTGGGCTTCACGCCGACGGGGACGCTGGAGACGAGCATCCCGCTGCTGATGTTCTGCATCGCGTACGGGCTGTCGATGGACTACGAGGTGTTCATGCTGTCGCGGATCAAGGAGGAGTACGACCGGACGGGCGACAACACCTCAGCGGTCGCGCACGCGATGGAACGCAGTGGGCCGTTGATCACCGGGGCCGCCGCCATCCTCGCGCTGTCGTTCGCGATCTACGCGACCTCCGGCGTTGTCTTCCTGAAGATGCTGGGAGTGGGCCTCGCGGTGGCGATCATCGTCGACGCGACCCTGATCCGCGCCATCCTCGTCCCCGCCTTCATGCGCCTGGCCGGCAAGGCGAACTGGTGGGCGCCCAAGCCGCTACGCCGCCTGCACGCCCGCTTCGGACTCCGCGAAGAGACCGCGACCACCTGA
- a CDS encoding VIT domain-containing protein encodes MTISVTRLETPPTPTEDDGFGSLRTDKGNLPLEALDVRVSTTGLASHTVLTQRFHNPYAEPLEATYIFPLPDRAALTSLRMTAADREIDGVLREREEARQQYDQAISEGKRASIAEEERPGVFTMRVGNILPGERVSIRLTLAGRLAYEDGQATFRFPLVVAPRYIPGAPLPGDSVGSGVESDTDAVPDASRITPPVLLPGFPNPVALSIEAELDPAGLPLAGVESSLHTVAVDDLDGGRLRVRVHPGERVDRDFVLRLALGSPDAVTSSLVLAPDERTDIPADFGAGSFALTVLPPSENATPRPRDVVFVLDRSGSMGGWKMVAARRATARIVDTLGSADRFTVLAFDNTVEPPAHLPSGLVDGTDRHRFRAVEHLAKLEARGGTEMLRPLVEAANLLATEGTERERALVLITDGQVGNEDQILRELAPKLHGVRVHTVGIDVAVNEAFLRRLASLGGGHYELVESEDRLDQAMEAIHRRIGTPLVTDLRVEGDGLDVVPDSLAPTTLPGLYAGAPLVLTGRYQGKPDGALRIVGQQAGGTAWTRTLPGAVDASPALGAVWGRARIRDLEDRYVTARRGDTEALEHQIVATSLAFGVLCRFTAYVAVDQRVVTDGSTPRQVTQPVELPQSWEPPTMPAPAAMAFSGGFARSAAPSGDRHRGVAGAARLESGPASMDWMAADEDVSMSSPGGGRAEAAELLARLREAKGDEVRPLLEELQAWLEDVDQLGLAPHELQPLRELATDLATLPADAAELQRLRLRAVDVLQAFTGDADTMPPVTPKRKSFWRRG; translated from the coding sequence ATGACCATCTCTGTGACCAGGCTGGAAACGCCGCCGACTCCGACCGAGGACGACGGCTTCGGCTCCTTGCGCACCGACAAGGGCAATCTGCCGCTCGAGGCACTCGACGTGCGCGTCAGCACGACCGGGCTCGCCAGCCACACCGTGCTGACCCAGCGCTTCCACAATCCGTACGCCGAGCCGCTCGAGGCGACGTACATCTTTCCGCTCCCCGACCGGGCCGCCCTCACCTCGCTGCGGATGACCGCCGCCGACCGCGAGATCGACGGCGTGCTGCGCGAGCGCGAGGAGGCCCGCCAGCAGTACGACCAGGCCATCTCCGAGGGCAAGCGTGCCTCGATCGCCGAGGAGGAGCGGCCCGGCGTCTTCACCATGCGGGTCGGCAACATCCTGCCCGGCGAGCGGGTCTCGATCCGGCTCACGCTGGCCGGACGGCTCGCGTACGAGGACGGCCAAGCGACGTTCCGCTTCCCGCTCGTCGTCGCGCCCCGCTACATCCCGGGAGCTCCGCTGCCCGGCGATTCGGTGGGCTCGGGCGTGGAGTCCGACACCGACGCCGTGCCGGACGCCTCCCGGATCACCCCGCCGGTGCTATTGCCCGGTTTCCCCAACCCCGTCGCGCTGTCGATCGAGGCCGAGCTCGACCCTGCCGGGCTTCCGCTCGCCGGTGTCGAGTCCAGCCTGCACACGGTTGCGGTCGACGACCTGGACGGCGGCCGGCTGCGGGTACGCGTGCATCCCGGCGAGCGCGTCGACCGGGACTTCGTGCTCCGGCTCGCGCTCGGCTCCCCCGACGCGGTCACCAGCTCGCTGGTGCTGGCGCCGGACGAGCGCACCGACATCCCGGCCGACTTCGGGGCGGGCAGCTTCGCGCTCACCGTGCTGCCACCGAGTGAGAACGCCACGCCCCGACCGCGGGACGTGGTGTTCGTCCTCGACCGCTCCGGCAGCATGGGCGGCTGGAAGATGGTCGCCGCCCGGCGCGCCACCGCGCGGATCGTCGACACCCTCGGCAGCGCCGACCGGTTCACCGTGCTCGCGTTCGACAACACCGTCGAACCGCCGGCACACCTGCCGTCGGGACTGGTGGACGGCACCGACCGGCATAGGTTCCGAGCGGTCGAGCACCTGGCCAAGCTCGAGGCGCGTGGCGGCACCGAGATGCTGCGTCCGCTGGTCGAGGCGGCCAACCTGCTCGCGACCGAGGGCACCGAGCGCGAGCGCGCGCTCGTGCTCATCACCGACGGTCAGGTCGGCAACGAGGACCAGATCCTGCGCGAGCTGGCCCCGAAGCTGCACGGCGTCCGCGTCCACACGGTCGGCATCGACGTCGCGGTCAACGAGGCGTTCCTGCGTCGGCTCGCGTCGCTCGGCGGCGGGCACTACGAGCTGGTGGAGTCCGAGGACCGGCTCGACCAGGCGATGGAGGCGATCCACCGCCGGATCGGGACGCCGCTCGTCACCGACCTGCGGGTCGAGGGCGACGGGCTCGACGTCGTGCCGGACTCGCTCGCGCCGACGACGTTGCCCGGTCTGTACGCGGGCGCGCCGCTGGTGCTGACCGGCCGCTACCAGGGCAAGCCGGATGGCGCGTTGCGCATCGTCGGGCAGCAGGCGGGCGGCACGGCGTGGACCCGCACCCTGCCAGGCGCGGTGGACGCCAGCCCGGCGCTCGGCGCGGTCTGGGGCAGGGCGCGGATCCGCGATTTGGAGGACCGGTACGTCACCGCCCGACGCGGCGACACCGAGGCGCTCGAACACCAGATCGTCGCGACCTCGTTGGCGTTCGGGGTGCTGTGCCGCTTCACCGCGTACGTCGCGGTCGACCAGCGCGTCGTCACCGACGGCTCCACGCCGCGGCAGGTGACCCAGCCGGTCGAGCTGCCGCAGAGCTGGGAGCCGCCCACGATGCCGGCGCCCGCGGCGATGGCGTTCTCAGGTGGGTTCGCCCGCTCGGCCGCCCCGTCGGGTGACCGGCACCGCGGCGTCGCCGGGGCGGCGAGGCTCGAGAGCGGACCGGCGTCCATGGACTGGATGGCGGCCGACGAAGACGTCTCGATGTCGAGCCCTGGTGGTGGCCGCGCGGAGGCTGCCGAGCTGCTCGCCCGGCTGCGCGAGGCCAAGGGTGACGAGGTCCGGCCGTTGCTCGAGGAGCTCCAGGCGTGGCTGGAGGACGTCGACCAGCTGGGCTTGGCTCCGCACGAGCTGCAGCCGCTTCGCGAGCTGGCCACGGATCTCGCGACGCTGCCCGCGGACGCGGCCGAGCTCCAACGGCTCCGGCTCCGAGCGGTCGACGTCCTGCAGGCCTTCACCGGGGATGCCGACACGATGCCGCCGGTGACGCCGAAGCGGAAGTCGTTCTGGCGGCGCGGGTAG
- the obgE gene encoding GTPase ObgE has product MAVPSFVDRVTLNVAGGDGGHGCTSVHREKFKPFGGPDGGDGGRGGSVILQVDPGLTTLVDFYHAPHRSGANGRPGEGNNKSGADGADIVLRVPDGTVVSTSDGDELIDLVGEGTSYVIAAGGAGGLGNASLASTRRRAPGFALLGEPGDRRTIVLELKLVADVGLVGFPSAGKSSLIAALSRARPKIADYPFTTLVPNLGVVTAGGASFTVADVPGLIEGASEGRGLGHEFLRHIERCSALCHVIDCGTLEPGRDPLSDLDVIEAELEKHGGLAERPRIVALNKVDLPDARDLAALVRPELEARGLEVFEISAATHEGLTELSYAMSRLVRSRRAATPEPEATRIVLRPRAVDEQDFTVVHETDGWRVRGTRPQRWVRQTDFTNDEAVGYLADRLNRLGVEDRLRELGAEPGDTVLIGDDDNAVVFDFDPSVPTGAEHLKGVRGSDPRLDQKTSRTVARRDAPHRLKRPREDGKA; this is encoded by the coding sequence GTGGCGGTCCCGAGTTTCGTCGACCGCGTCACGCTCAACGTCGCCGGCGGTGACGGTGGGCATGGGTGTACCTCGGTACACCGGGAGAAGTTCAAACCGTTCGGCGGCCCTGACGGTGGTGACGGCGGCCGTGGCGGCAGCGTCATCCTCCAGGTCGACCCCGGACTCACCACGCTCGTCGACTTCTACCACGCCCCTCATCGCAGTGGCGCTAACGGCCGGCCGGGCGAGGGCAACAACAAGTCCGGCGCCGATGGCGCCGACATCGTTCTGCGCGTTCCGGACGGCACGGTCGTGTCGACTTCCGACGGCGACGAGCTGATCGACCTGGTCGGCGAGGGAACGTCGTACGTCATCGCCGCTGGTGGCGCCGGCGGGCTCGGCAACGCCTCGCTCGCCTCCACCCGGCGCCGCGCTCCTGGCTTCGCGCTGCTCGGTGAGCCCGGTGACCGCCGGACGATCGTGCTCGAGCTGAAGCTCGTCGCCGACGTCGGGCTGGTCGGGTTCCCGAGCGCCGGCAAGTCGAGCCTGATCGCGGCGCTGTCGCGGGCTCGGCCGAAGATCGCGGACTACCCGTTCACCACGCTGGTGCCGAACCTCGGTGTCGTGACCGCCGGCGGGGCGTCGTTCACCGTCGCCGACGTGCCCGGCCTGATCGAGGGCGCGAGCGAGGGCCGCGGCCTCGGCCACGAGTTCCTCCGGCACATCGAACGCTGCAGCGCGCTCTGCCACGTGATCGACTGCGGCACGCTCGAGCCGGGACGGGATCCGCTGTCCGACCTGGACGTGATCGAAGCCGAGCTGGAGAAGCACGGCGGCCTCGCCGAACGGCCTCGGATCGTGGCGCTGAACAAGGTGGACCTGCCCGATGCTCGTGACCTCGCCGCTCTGGTCCGCCCGGAGCTGGAGGCCCGCGGGCTGGAGGTCTTCGAGATCTCGGCGGCGACGCACGAGGGGCTGACCGAGCTGTCGTACGCGATGTCGCGGCTCGTCCGTTCGCGTCGCGCCGCCACGCCGGAGCCCGAGGCGACCCGGATCGTGCTGCGTCCGCGCGCCGTCGACGAGCAGGACTTCACCGTCGTCCACGAGACGGACGGCTGGCGCGTGCGGGGCACGCGTCCGCAGCGGTGGGTGCGGCAGACGGACTTCACCAACGACGAGGCGGTCGGCTACCTCGCCGACCGGCTGAACCGGCTCGGGGTCGAGGACCGGCTGCGCGAGCTCGGCGCCGAGCCCGGCGACACCGTACTGATCGGCGACGACGACAACGCGGTCGTCTTCGACTTCGACCCGTCGGTGCCGACGGGTGCGGAGCACCTGAAGGGCGTGCGGGGTTCGGACCCCCGCCTCGACCAGAAGACGAGCCGGACGGTCGCTCGTCGGGACGCGCCGCACCGGCTCAAGCGACCACGCGAGGACGGGAAGGCGTAG
- a CDS encoding MerR family transcriptional regulator translates to MTDVAALWTLPELTERVDAALAAENGAIPSGRVRDVPDARTIRWYQTTGLVDRPEHRGRTAMYSERHLLQLIAIKRLQQQGLPLNEVQARLAGLDDDALAALAGLEREPRPAASARRFWTQPPTPAPEPEPSRRTVVDVIWLRDDVRLLIDNANWHLSPHEEAALLDAAAPLLSLLKRLEVIRTDRSKEQA, encoded by the coding sequence ATGACCGACGTTGCCGCGCTCTGGACGCTGCCGGAGCTGACCGAACGGGTGGATGCCGCGCTCGCTGCCGAGAACGGCGCCATCCCGAGTGGTCGCGTGCGCGACGTTCCGGACGCCCGGACGATCCGCTGGTACCAGACGACCGGGCTGGTGGACCGTCCCGAGCACCGCGGCCGTACGGCGATGTACAGCGAACGCCACCTGCTCCAGCTGATCGCGATCAAGCGGCTGCAGCAGCAGGGGCTGCCACTCAACGAGGTCCAGGCCAGGCTGGCTGGACTGGACGACGACGCGCTCGCCGCGCTCGCCGGGCTCGAGCGAGAGCCACGTCCGGCCGCGTCCGCACGGCGCTTCTGGACCCAGCCGCCAACTCCCGCGCCGGAGCCGGAGCCGTCCCGACGCACGGTGGTCGACGTCATCTGGCTTCGCGACGACGTACGACTGCTCATCGACAACGCCAACTGGCACCTCAGCCCGCACGAGGAAGCGGCCTTGCTCGACGCGGCCGCTCCCCTGCTTTCGTTGCTGAAGCGCCTCGAAGTCATCAGGACCGACCGATCGAAGGAGCAGGCATGA
- the proB gene encoding glutamate 5-kinase, giving the protein MGKLRADVTRAQRVVVKVGSSSLTTGRGAIDPARIDALVDALASRRAAGTEIVLVSSGAIATGIAPLGLKARPRDLATQQAAASVGQGLLVARYTEAFGRHGFRVAQVLLTADDVTRRSHYQNAFRTFARLLELGVVPIVNENDSVATHEIRFGDNDRLAALVAHLVHADLLVLLSDVEGLYDGDPRRAGTSLITDVRGPEDLARVVVGKAKGNGVGTGGMVTKVEAADIATAAGIPVVLAAAAAVGDALAGSVVGTHFHVTGRRRSTRLLWLQHATTPQGRLLLDEGAVVAVRDRRASLLPAGITAVEGSFGHGDPVDLVDPSGHAVARGLVNFDADELPALLGRSTRELARELGPAYEREVVHRDDLVLLHERRNGGAR; this is encoded by the coding sequence GTGGGCAAGCTGCGTGCGGACGTGACGCGGGCGCAGCGCGTTGTCGTCAAGGTCGGTTCCTCGTCGCTGACGACCGGGCGCGGCGCCATCGACCCGGCCCGGATCGACGCGCTGGTCGACGCGCTGGCGTCTCGGCGTGCTGCCGGGACCGAGATCGTGCTGGTGTCGTCCGGGGCGATCGCGACCGGGATCGCACCGCTGGGGTTGAAGGCTCGGCCGCGCGACCTGGCCACGCAGCAGGCGGCGGCTTCGGTTGGACAGGGGTTGCTCGTCGCCCGGTACACCGAGGCGTTCGGCCGGCACGGGTTCCGCGTCGCGCAGGTGCTGCTGACGGCCGACGATGTCACGCGGCGGTCGCACTATCAGAACGCGTTCCGTACGTTCGCGCGGTTGCTCGAGCTCGGCGTCGTGCCGATCGTGAACGAGAACGACTCCGTGGCCACGCACGAGATCCGGTTCGGCGACAACGACCGGTTGGCGGCCCTGGTGGCGCACCTCGTCCACGCCGACCTGCTGGTGTTGTTGTCGGACGTGGAGGGCCTGTACGACGGCGATCCGCGGCGCGCTGGCACCTCGTTGATCACCGACGTGCGCGGGCCGGAGGACCTGGCGCGGGTCGTCGTTGGTAAGGCGAAGGGCAACGGCGTCGGGACCGGCGGGATGGTGACGAAGGTCGAGGCAGCCGACATCGCCACTGCTGCGGGGATTCCGGTGGTGCTGGCTGCGGCTGCGGCTGTCGGCGACGCGTTGGCCGGTTCGGTGGTGGGGACGCATTTCCATGTGACGGGGCGTCGGCGTTCGACCCGGTTGCTGTGGCTGCAGCACGCGACGACGCCGCAGGGCCGGCTGCTGCTGGACGAGGGCGCTGTGGTGGCCGTACGCGACCGGCGCGCCTCGTTGTTGCCTGCGGGGATCACCGCGGTCGAGGGCTCGTTCGGTCACGGCGACCCGGTGGACCTCGTCGATCCTTCGGGTCATGCGGTGGCGCGCGGTCTGGTGAACTTCGACGCCGACGAACTTCCTGCCCTGCTTGGCCGTTCGACGCGCGAGCTGGCGCGCGAGCTGGGCCCGGCGTACGAACGCGAGGTCGTGCATCGTGACGATCTCGTTCTGCTGCACGAACGTCGCAACGGAGGCGCCCGGTGA
- a CDS encoding TetR/AcrR family transcriptional regulator produces MSAAEQPPRRRQARGERRIEQLLRAAAEVFAEVGYEAATTNAIAARAGTSPGTLYQFFPNKLAMAEALAGQYVERLKASHAIAMSPDLIKLPLRELLDKVVDTIIAANVNNPGFKSLFADSALPHQLTSPGRDLHAAVAGRIEELFALRVPDQPVEERARAAQVTVALFQGMVPLVVAASEPERPVVIGELKKVLYGYLSPILGER; encoded by the coding sequence ATGTCCGCTGCCGAGCAGCCGCCGCGCCGCCGCCAGGCGCGCGGCGAGCGCAGGATCGAACAGCTGCTGCGCGCGGCCGCCGAGGTGTTCGCCGAGGTCGGCTACGAGGCGGCGACGACGAACGCGATCGCCGCCCGCGCGGGAACGTCGCCGGGCACGCTGTACCAGTTCTTCCCGAACAAGCTCGCGATGGCCGAGGCGCTCGCGGGGCAGTACGTCGAGCGGCTCAAGGCCTCGCACGCCATCGCGATGTCCCCGGACCTGATCAAGCTGCCGCTGCGGGAGCTGCTGGACAAGGTCGTGGACACGATCATCGCGGCGAACGTGAACAACCCGGGCTTCAAGTCGCTGTTCGCCGACTCCGCGCTGCCCCACCAGCTGACCAGCCCGGGCCGCGACCTGCACGCGGCCGTGGCGGGTCGGATCGAGGAGCTGTTCGCGCTCCGGGTGCCGGACCAGCCGGTCGAGGAACGCGCCCGGGCCGCGCAGGTCACGGTCGCTCTGTTCCAGGGCATGGTGCCGCTGGTCGTCGCCGCGTCCGAGCCGGAACGGCCGGTGGTGATCGGGGAGCTGAAGAAGGTGCTGTACGGCTACCTCTCGCCGATCCTCGGCGAGAGGTAG